In the genome of Polyangiaceae bacterium, the window CTAGCGCGCGCTACCGGATCCCGCATCCACTGTAAAACCTGGCGCGCGCTCACCACCTCGGCGCCCTGACTCAGAACGTAGTCGAGGAACGCTTCAATTGCGCCCTGGCGCTCCTTGGCGCTCTGCGCCCCTGGAGCGTTGCCATCCCATTCGCTGCCATAGTACGCGGAGTGCACTCCCAACAGGAAGGGCGCCTTGTTGCCCGCCAGCCGCTGATCGAAGGTGTACTTGAGCGTCGCGACGAACTCTGCCGGGGTCATCTCGAAGCCCCCCTCCGCCTTTGAAGCCCAGAGGTTGTAGTCGAAACCCGTGATGGCCCCGCTGTCGGCATCGAACCACTCCTGAACGGTTTTCATTTTCGCACGGAAACCCGAAGGCACACCATAGGCTTCGCAGGCTTCGTCGGGCGGGACGAACAGGGCGTAGACCGGCAGCTCCCACAGGCCCGCATGTGCTGACAGTTCCTGCTTGCCATCGCCCCACGCGACCTGCGCGCTGTGTCCAGGGCTCAGCTCATCCAAGGTGTAAGGCCAGAAGAAGTTCCTCCCGTCCTGGCCGTCTTCGTAGCCCTCTTCGATGCTGCAGTCATAGGTGAGACCCGCGCGCTGCACGGCGCTCAGCATGGCGTCGTTGTAGCTCAGGTACGGCGCGCGGAAGCCCACCAGATCCGACGCGCGCACCAACGGGTCATCCCCTGCCGTGAGGAAATCGTTGCAGCCTTCGATCTCCCGCTGCCAGTCCTCTAGCGAGAAGCTCGCACCCTCCGCGTGGTCGATGGTGTGATTGCCGAGCTCGTGACCTTCGTCGCGCGCGCGTCGCCACGTCGATAGCACCTGCGCGTCTTGCCCATAGTTCGACGTCATGTAGAACGACGCCGTACCGCTGCGCGCTGCGAGCATATCGAGCGCCCAGGTCATGCCCTCTGCGTCGCCGTTGTCGTCGAAGCCCAGGCTAACGAACTGCGGGACCTCGCTCACGCCGAGCTCGCATGGCGGCGTCTTGGCGGGCGCCAATCGATCACGACCCTTCCATGCTCCCATGGCACACGCTCCCCCTTCAGGCGTCGGCTCCGCCGGTTCGCTCTGGGTGCTGGAGCACCCACCGCCGAACGCAAGCAGCGAGCCAACCAGAGCCCAACCCGCGATGTTGGGAAAAGACCAGCGATTCATGCCGCTTAGTGTGACGGCCCACGCGTCGGGCCCATGTCCGAAACCGCTCTAGCGCAGCGCCCAATCCGCTTGATCCGGTCCCGCGACCAAAACCGAACCGCGGCGGTAGGGATTGCCGTACGTGCGAGGGCGCGAACAACAATAATTCCGCCAAGAAATGTGCGCCAAACTCACCCTCCGGGGTGATCGACTGGGGTCAACCAGGAGCCGAAGATCGGTACAGTTGTCTGGCGCGTGAACCGACACGTGCGCCAACGCCGGAGGGCACATGCGTCAGCTCACGGATCAAAGCCGATGAACATCCTGGTGGTCGACGACGAGTTGGTGAACCGACGCATCTTGGTGCGCGCCCTGAGCCGTTATGGTCACTGCGACACGGCACGCGATGGCGTATCCGCGCTCGAGCTCATGCAGGACTGTCTCGAGCAGGCTCACCCGTACGAGCTGATCTGCCTGGACATCCGCATGCCCAAGCTAGACGGCCAGAGCACGCTGAAGTGTGTGCGGGAACTCGAGAAGCGCTTTCGCGTGACGCCCCTCGAGCGCGCTCGGGTGATCATGGCGACGGCGTTGGATGATCCGCGCAACATCATCACCGCCTACGACGAGCTGTGCGACGGCTACCTC includes:
- a CDS encoding polysaccharide deacetylase family protein encodes the protein MNRWSFPNIAGWALVGSLLAFGGGCSSTQSEPAEPTPEGGACAMGAWKGRDRLAPAKTPPCELGVSEVPQFVSLGFDDNGDAEGMTWALDMLAARSGTASFYMTSNYGQDAQVLSTWRRARDEGHELGNHTIDHAEGASFSLEDWQREIEGCNDFLTAGDDPLVRASDLVGFRAPYLSYNDAMLSAVQRAGLTYDCSIEEGYEDGQDGRNFFWPYTLDELSPGHSAQVAWGDGKQELSAHAGLWELPVYALFVPPDEACEAYGVPSGFRAKMKTVQEWFDADSGAITGFDYNLWASKAEGGFEMTPAEFVATLKYTFDQRLAGNKAPFLLGVHSAYYGSEWDGNAPGAQSAKERQGAIEAFLDYVLSQGAEVVSARQVLQWMRDPVARASN
- a CDS encoding response regulator, which encodes MNILVVDDELVNRRILVRALSRYGHCDTARDGVSALELMQDCLEQAHPYELICLDIRMPKLDGQSTLKCVRELEKRFRVTPLERARVIMATALDDPRNIITAYDELCDGYLVKPIAEESLEDLLRELFPDLRPRADSQHPPQRSVPSGNASLVDAEPESEQRPRGVPLGKAF